A genomic region of Leptolyngbya sp. NIES-2104 contains the following coding sequences:
- a CDS encoding aminoglycoside phosphotransferase family protein, with the protein MKMHEGEVDIDEFLVKQLVAAQFLQFAKLPVHPIQSTGTVNTIYRLGDHFCVRFPLLESWARDIEKEWNWLPKLAPHLSLRIPEPVAKGQPTSEYPFPWAIYRWIEGHSYRDDLIQDERQAAADLAQFLIELRRIDSRDAPRTGRRPLRELDAVTCAAFEASQGVIDNAVALAWRSALKTPPWDGRPVWIHTDLLRSNLLVEGGRLRAVIDFGGIGVGDPAADVIAAWSVFNPIGRSVFRAALDVDDDAWNRARGYALHQAVLIVPYYAETNPGLVTLAKRTIKEILIDLEYTAFT; encoded by the coding sequence ATGAAGATGCATGAGGGGGAGGTCGATATTGATGAGTTCCTCGTCAAACAATTGGTAGCTGCACAGTTCCTTCAGTTCGCCAAATTGCCAGTTCATCCAATCCAGTCCACAGGAACGGTAAACACGATTTATCGGCTCGGCGACCACTTCTGTGTGCGATTCCCGCTCCTGGAGTCATGGGCGCGAGATATCGAGAAAGAGTGGAACTGGCTGCCGAAGCTTGCTCCCCATCTATCGCTGCGGATTCCTGAGCCAGTTGCAAAGGGTCAGCCGACGAGTGAGTATCCCTTTCCTTGGGCAATTTACCGTTGGATTGAGGGGCATTCATATCGGGATGATCTGATTCAGGATGAACGTCAGGCTGCTGCTGATTTGGCGCAATTCCTCATCGAACTTCGCCGCATTGATTCCCGCGACGCACCGCGAACTGGACGTAGACCACTGCGCGAACTCGATGCAGTCACCTGCGCGGCGTTCGAGGCATCGCAAGGCGTAATTGACAATGCAGTTGCACTCGCGTGGAGGAGTGCCCTTAAAACACCACCCTGGGACGGAAGACCTGTCTGGATACACACGGACTTGCTGCGATCGAATCTGCTTGTAGAAGGCGGACGGCTGCGGGCAGTTATCGACTTTGGCGGCATCGGTGTTGGTGATCCGGCTGCTGATGTTATTGCTGCCTGGAGTGTATTCAATCCAATTGGGCGATCGGTGTTTCGTGCTGCACTCGACGTAGACGACGATGCCTGGAATCGAGCGCGGGGCTATGCGCTCCACCAAGCCGTGCTGATTGTTCCGTACTATGCTGAGACAAACCCTGGATTGGTCACACTCGCGAAACGCACGATCAAAGAGATATTGATTGACCTGGAATACACAGCGTTTACATAA
- a CDS encoding GNAT family N-acetyltransferase, producing the protein MEVQIEPYGAQHLDAVIQLSLRAWTPVFESIQNTMDAEVYRAFYPAGWRISQQKAVEAVCTAEDTHVWVAIDAESPVGFIAVKLHSEDNMGEIYMVAVDPDVQGQGIGSVLIEFALSWMKESGMSVAMVETGGDPGHASARRTYEKAGFGLLPIARYFKKL; encoded by the coding sequence ATGGAAGTGCAGATTGAACCTTATGGTGCTCAACACCTCGATGCTGTCATTCAGCTTTCGCTGCGAGCCTGGACTCCAGTGTTTGAGTCGATTCAGAACACGATGGACGCTGAAGTGTACCGAGCATTTTATCCCGCTGGTTGGCGGATAAGCCAGCAAAAGGCAGTCGAAGCGGTTTGTACTGCGGAGGATACTCATGTGTGGGTTGCAATTGACGCAGAATCTCCGGTAGGCTTTATCGCCGTTAAACTCCACTCAGAGGACAACATGGGTGAAATCTATATGGTTGCAGTCGATCCAGACGTTCAAGGTCAAGGCATTGGCAGTGTTCTGATCGAATTCGCGCTCTCCTGGATGAAAGAATCTGGAATGTCGGTTGCAATGGTCGAAACCGGAGGCGATCCCGGTCATGCTTCCGCCCGTCGTACCTATGAAAAAGCAGGCTTTGGGCTGTTACCGATCGCACGATATTTCAAGAAGCTTTAG
- a CDS encoding LuxR C-terminal-related transcriptional regulator produces MMNPLLITKLYLPSPRSHTALMGQSPLVQRKRLMEKLNQGLTRKLILVSATAGFGKTTVLGEWAHQLKLPVSWLSLDERDNDPIRFWMYVVAALQQRHQNLGEATLAMLRSPEPIAAEVFLIPLINELAQLQTDFVLVLDDYHLITTPAIHDALSFLLEHLPLQIHLAIATRIDPPLPIAKLRVRAQLTELHANDLRFTDEEATAFLHQSLDQPLTEAQITTLQTQTEGWIAGLQLAMLSLREAASVTLIESFSGSQREVLDYLVEEVLAQQSQSVQKFLLRTSILDQMSHSLCAAVIGDAVADKGEPLEQLERQNLFVVPLDPNRTWYRYHHLFAEALRHILQRTEPDRIWLYHDRAAQWYQQQGYIAEAIQHAIAARSFEYAARLIEQEIQTRENPRLDAVVVRQALAALPTALISAHPWLLVAKAWVGFTSSQFAEGITAIQRLEQCVNQNPPEIEQVDRLRGIVIALKGTHARQQGNTVDAIACMEKALQLLPQDQSWLRSLILLNLGVTYFVADNYKAAKQLLLEVSRIGKAQGMADPAIAGLYLQAQFLALRGRIDEAVSLCQQGLELAIERHWLATYAGVLVQVALADLLREQNQLETAAEHLTQSIDRALQNRQPGLMMGYITLARVRQAQGDFPSAWTAIHAAERCQPWLWSTILSVEACKVRLQLAEGNVDAAMAWANSSGLSSEGELHYSPTQQSPQGSELDYFTFARVLLAYGRQHSSPAHLQAAMRLLTRLQQFTHAGGRTIRVMETLLLQALVLQAQGDQTRSFNSLNQALNVPRQGNYVRLFLDEGKPMAELLQMAVSQDIHADAARRLLTMFNSVEKKKSTIIQPFVEPLSARELEVLRYLATGMPNQAIADQLFVSLAAVKWHARNIYSKLEVNNRTQAVAKARELGILS; encoded by the coding sequence ATGATGAATCCGCTGCTTATCACCAAACTGTATCTTCCATCGCCACGCTCACACACTGCATTGATGGGACAGTCGCCCCTAGTGCAGCGAAAACGTTTGATGGAAAAATTAAATCAGGGGCTAACCCGCAAACTGATCTTAGTTTCGGCGACGGCTGGCTTTGGGAAGACTACGGTGCTAGGTGAATGGGCGCATCAACTCAAACTCCCCGTCAGTTGGCTTTCTCTTGATGAGCGAGACAATGATCCGATTCGCTTCTGGATGTATGTGGTGGCTGCCTTACAGCAACGTCATCAAAATCTTGGCGAAGCGACGCTAGCGATGCTGCGTTCGCCGGAACCGATCGCTGCTGAGGTGTTTTTGATACCGCTGATCAATGAACTCGCGCAGCTTCAAACCGACTTCGTTCTGGTTTTAGATGACTATCATCTCATTACTACTCCTGCAATTCATGACGCACTGAGTTTTCTGCTGGAGCATTTGCCGCTTCAGATCCATCTGGCGATCGCGACTCGGATTGATCCACCACTCCCGATCGCCAAACTACGAGTTCGAGCACAGCTCACGGAACTCCACGCCAACGACTTGCGCTTTACTGATGAAGAAGCAACCGCATTTCTGCATCAGTCCCTCGATCAGCCACTAACCGAGGCACAAATCACAACGCTACAAACCCAAACGGAGGGCTGGATTGCAGGATTACAGCTCGCGATGCTGTCGCTGCGGGAAGCGGCATCCGTAACCTTGATAGAGTCGTTTAGCGGTAGCCAGCGCGAGGTGCTGGATTATCTAGTGGAGGAAGTTTTAGCACAGCAATCCCAGTCCGTGCAGAAGTTTCTGCTGCGGACTTCGATTCTAGACCAGATGAGTCATTCGCTTTGTGCAGCCGTGATTGGAGATGCTGTAGCTGATAAAGGCGAGCCGCTCGAACAACTGGAGCGTCAAAATTTATTTGTCGTTCCCTTAGATCCCAATCGCACGTGGTATCGCTATCATCACTTGTTTGCAGAGGCATTGCGTCACATTTTGCAGCGAACAGAACCCGATCGCATCTGGCTCTACCACGATCGCGCAGCTCAATGGTATCAGCAGCAGGGGTATATCGCAGAAGCAATTCAACATGCCATTGCAGCCCGATCGTTTGAATATGCAGCCCGTTTAATCGAGCAGGAAATTCAGACCCGTGAAAATCCTCGTTTAGATGCAGTGGTTGTCCGTCAGGCTCTCGCAGCATTACCCACAGCACTTATCTCCGCTCATCCTTGGTTGCTGGTTGCCAAAGCATGGGTTGGATTTACCTCCTCGCAATTTGCAGAGGGAATTACGGCGATTCAACGCCTGGAACAGTGCGTCAACCAGAACCCTCCTGAGATTGAGCAGGTAGATCGGCTTCGGGGAATCGTAATCGCCTTGAAAGGAACACACGCTCGTCAGCAAGGCAACACGGTAGATGCGATCGCTTGTATGGAAAAAGCCTTGCAATTGTTGCCACAAGATCAGTCCTGGCTGCGATCGCTGATTCTGCTCAATCTCGGAGTCACCTATTTTGTTGCAGACAATTACAAAGCGGCAAAGCAGCTACTGCTAGAAGTCAGTCGGATTGGCAAGGCACAGGGCATGGCTGATCCGGCGATTGCTGGACTCTACTTACAGGCACAGTTTCTTGCCTTGCGAGGTCGGATTGACGAAGCCGTTTCGCTTTGTCAGCAAGGGTTAGAGTTAGCGATCGAACGACACTGGCTGGCAACTTACGCAGGCGTATTGGTTCAAGTCGCGCTCGCTGATTTGTTGCGAGAGCAAAACCAGTTAGAAACGGCTGCTGAACATTTGACTCAAAGTATTGATCGCGCCCTGCAAAACCGCCAGCCTGGATTGATGATGGGTTACATTACCCTGGCACGAGTGCGTCAGGCGCAGGGAGACTTCCCATCCGCTTGGACTGCCATTCATGCGGCTGAACGCTGTCAACCCTGGCTCTGGTCTACGATTCTTTCAGTCGAAGCGTGCAAAGTCAGATTACAGCTAGCAGAAGGAAATGTGGATGCAGCAATGGCTTGGGCAAACAGTAGCGGTTTGAGCAGCGAAGGTGAACTGCATTACAGCCCGACTCAACAATCTCCTCAAGGTTCTGAACTCGATTATTTCACCTTTGCCAGAGTGTTACTCGCTTATGGACGGCAGCATTCATCACCCGCTCATCTGCAAGCTGCAATGAGATTGCTGACTCGATTGCAGCAATTTACTCATGCAGGTGGACGAACCATTCGGGTTATGGAAACATTGCTTTTACAGGCGTTGGTTTTACAGGCTCAAGGCGATCAAACGCGATCGTTTAATTCCCTCAATCAAGCCCTGAACGTTCCTCGTCAGGGAAACTACGTTCGTTTATTTTTGGATGAAGGGAAACCGATGGCAGAGTTACTGCAAATGGCTGTTTCTCAGGATATTCATGCTGATGCAGCCAGACGTTTGTTAACGATGTTTAACTCAGTTGAAAAGAAAAAATCAACCATCATTCAACCATTCGTTGAACCATTAAGCGCACGTGAACTCGAAGTACTTCGTTATCTAGCAACTGGGATGCCCAATCAAGCGATCGCTGACCAATTGTTTGTCAGCCTTGCCGCCGTCAAATGGCACGCTCGCAATATTTACAGCAAGCTGGAGGTCAACAATCGAACTCAGGCAGTCGCAAAAGCCAGGGAATTAGGAATTTTGTCATAA
- a CDS encoding class I SAM-dependent methyltransferase, giving the protein MALRSSNRGRNLWAVGLLEVEPTDRVLEIGFGPGIAIRELSRRTTQGLVCGIDYSEVMVRQATKRNTDAVHAGRVDLRCGSVEHLPAFEEPFDKVLVVNNMGMWGEPVERLKEIHSLMRPGGRIAIVSQPRCPGATTETTVAAGHEIVACLTAAGFTCIRSDTLALKPPVVCVIGEAIPHFKTILSTIP; this is encoded by the coding sequence ATGGCACTGCGATCGTCGAACCGTGGGCGCAACCTGTGGGCAGTCGGACTCCTAGAAGTGGAGCCAACCGATCGCGTCCTTGAGATTGGCTTCGGACCGGGGATCGCGATCCGAGAGCTGAGCCGCCGCACGACACAAGGTCTTGTGTGTGGCATCGATTACTCGGAAGTCATGGTTCGGCAGGCAACCAAGCGCAACACAGATGCCGTACACGCGGGTCGTGTGGATTTGCGTTGCGGTTCGGTCGAACATCTTCCGGCGTTCGAGGAGCCGTTCGACAAGGTCTTGGTTGTAAACAATATGGGCATGTGGGGCGAGCCAGTCGAGCGGCTGAAAGAGATCCATAGCCTCATGCGACCCGGAGGACGGATCGCGATCGTCTCCCAACCACGATGCCCTGGTGCTACAACAGAGACAACAGTGGCTGCGGGACACGAGATTGTGGCATGTCTCACAGCGGCAGGCTTCACATGCATCCGGTCGGACACGCTTGCACTTAAGCCTCCCGTTGTCTGCGTGATCGGTGAGGCTATCCCTCATTTCAAAACTATCCTTTCAACTATCCCTTGA
- a CDS encoding class I SAM-dependent methyltransferase, with the protein MEWTIGWWQVSVQRVYPTAMQLSQTYNRAASGWHQQLRLLGYRDAYRKLWQSLKTANVLPAWKDNATICDYGIGTAAFSLAFAQTVNSTVQITGVDLSSEMLNQAHQQLSHAKIPHQLCQSDVNTLPLADQAFDGGMSAHMLEHLPDPAQGLREMVRVLHLGAPLVLVVTRSGLPGRLIQWHWGNRCFRSEDLSALMQKAGLFHIQFFSFPVGLARLTSIACIGFRRT; encoded by the coding sequence ATGGAATGGACGATCGGATGGTGGCAGGTTTCCGTTCAACGAGTTTATCCTACAGCAATGCAGCTATCCCAAACCTATAATCGTGCTGCTTCTGGATGGCATCAACAGCTTCGTCTACTGGGGTATCGCGATGCGTATCGGAAGCTGTGGCAGTCGCTCAAAACCGCCAATGTTCTGCCTGCCTGGAAAGACAACGCAACGATTTGTGATTATGGGATCGGGACAGCAGCGTTCAGTCTAGCATTTGCTCAAACCGTGAATTCTACAGTCCAGATTACTGGAGTCGATCTATCTTCTGAAATGCTGAATCAAGCCCATCAACAACTCAGCCACGCAAAGATTCCGCATCAACTTTGTCAAAGCGATGTGAACACTTTGCCGCTTGCAGATCAGGCTTTTGATGGCGGCATGAGTGCTCATATGCTAGAACATTTGCCCGACCCAGCCCAAGGGTTACGGGAAATGGTTAGAGTCCTTCATCTGGGCGCACCATTGGTTCTGGTTGTCACTCGATCAGGATTACCTGGAAGGCTAATTCAGTGGCATTGGGGAAACCGATGTTTTCGCTCGGAAGACCTATCAGCACTCATGCAAAAAGCAGGATTATTTCACATTCAGTTTTTCTCGTTTCCGGTTGGGCTGGCTCGCTTGACTAGCATCGCTTGTATCGGCTTTAGGAGGACATGA
- a CDS encoding DUF1772 domain-containing protein produces the protein MMFLKIWRFITLILVALFMGLEFAHTLELPAKMQYDRTLYITIQNSLYRYFGAPGPGAFITVGAVLCAIALTVLVRKRRPAFWWTLAGTLCLAIAFPAIYFLRIEPVNVVIEQATAVVSADWVRLRNQWEYAHAMNFIFSLVSFSAFVISIVVDAPQLEKDRS, from the coding sequence ATGATGTTTCTGAAAATTTGGCGCTTCATCACTCTCATTCTCGTCGCTTTGTTCATGGGCTTAGAATTTGCCCATACCTTAGAACTACCCGCCAAGATGCAGTACGATCGAACACTTTATATCACGATTCAAAATAGTCTATATCGATATTTTGGCGCACCCGGCCCCGGTGCATTTATTACCGTGGGTGCAGTTCTTTGCGCGATCGCCCTCACCGTTCTAGTCCGAAAACGCCGACCTGCTTTCTGGTGGACATTGGCAGGAACGCTTTGTTTAGCGATCGCGTTTCCTGCAATCTATTTTCTACGGATTGAGCCTGTTAATGTTGTGATAGAACAGGCAACTGCGGTAGTGTCAGCGGATTGGGTACGTTTGAGAAATCAGTGGGAATATGCCCACGCCATGAATTTTATTTTTAGTCTGGTGAGCTTCAGCGCATTTGTAATATCCATAGTGGTAGATGCGCCTCAGCTTGAAAAAGACAGGAGTTGA
- a CDS encoding GNAT family N-acetyltransferase → MIEVRRIQSHQGELLRELRLRALQDSPDAFLENYDTASQQPIEHWQERAQKHAANPQAVNFFGFFEGELAGMVGAYIIDDEPDVVNLCAMWVAPAARHQGLGKALVSLGGDNAAEP, encoded by the coding sequence ATGATTGAAGTGAGGCGTATCCAATCGCATCAGGGTGAACTACTCAGAGAACTCAGACTGCGAGCATTGCAGGATTCACCGGATGCCTTTTTGGAGAACTATGACACTGCCAGCCAGCAGCCAATCGAACATTGGCAGGAGCGTGCCCAGAAACATGCCGCAAATCCCCAAGCCGTCAATTTCTTCGGGTTCTTCGAGGGTGAGCTTGCGGGAATGGTTGGAGCTTATATCATTGATGATGAACCGGATGTTGTAAATCTTTGCGCGATGTGGGTTGCACCTGCGGCAAGACATCAAGGACTGGGAAAAGCCTTAGTGAGCTTAGGGGGTGACAACGCAGCTGAACCGTAG
- a CDS encoding IS4 family transposase, producing the protein MLPSFYQTCLQSQLTQTQFVTLEILVELLHKERRITIERLATLFPQPILFESRRRNIQRFLSLPQLTPQAIWFPIVKQWVKRHHPRSKPLHLVIDRTQWQDHNLIMVSLVYNKRAIPLHWMWLNKQGQSSLVEQRRVLRPVFHLLKKHRFILLGDREFHSIELAAWCVEKRVKFVFRLPKSTTVKPDDSSRFTRLDDLPQTPGITEQYLQIQVTQNRGFGKHNLVLRQKRAYRQSSSDAWYLLTNLVDAEQTLNAYATRFSIEPLFKDYKSGGYHLEDCHADFGRFTALLVLIAIAYSISTLQGRRIRKKQVQRYVARVTEPKRTTKRHSAFWIGLYGKLWIEPLNLWSTLAGQLMALKPQKRLFFQRGLNAISLIQSAL; encoded by the coding sequence ATGTTGCCCTCATTCTATCAAACCTGTTTACAATCGCAATTAACCCAGACGCAATTTGTGACGCTAGAAATCTTGGTCGAACTGTTGCACAAAGAGCGCAGAATTACGATTGAACGCTTAGCCACTCTATTTCCGCAACCGATTCTATTTGAGAGCAGACGACGAAACATTCAACGATTCTTGAGCTTGCCGCAACTGACTCCGCAAGCGATCTGGTTTCCGATTGTCAAGCAGTGGGTCAAGCGACATCATCCCCGGAGCAAACCACTTCATCTGGTGATTGACCGTACCCAATGGCAAGACCATAACTTGATCATGGTGAGTCTTGTGTACAATAAGCGAGCGATTCCATTGCACTGGATGTGGCTGAACAAGCAAGGACAGAGTTCACTTGTTGAACAACGAAGAGTGTTACGCCCTGTGTTTCATCTGTTGAAAAAGCATCGCTTCATTCTGCTCGGAGACCGTGAGTTTCACAGCATTGAACTGGCGGCTTGGTGTGTAGAAAAGCGAGTCAAATTCGTGTTCCGTTTACCGAAGAGTACGACCGTCAAACCAGACGACAGCAGCAGGTTTACGCGCCTTGATGACTTGCCGCAAACGCCCGGAATCACCGAGCAATATCTGCAAATTCAAGTGACGCAAAATCGCGGGTTCGGCAAGCACAATTTAGTCTTGCGCCAAAAGCGTGCCTACCGTCAATCGAGTTCGGATGCTTGGTATCTTCTGACTAATCTCGTCGATGCCGAACAAACGCTCAACGCTTATGCCACTCGCTTCTCGATTGAACCCCTGTTCAAAGACTACAAATCCGGCGGCTATCACCTCGAAGATTGTCATGCCGATTTCGGGCGTTTTACTGCCCTGCTGGTCCTGATTGCCATTGCCTACTCGATCTCGACCCTACAAGGGCGGCGCATTCGCAAAAAACAAGTGCAGCGTTACGTCGCTCGTGTGACTGAGCCAAAGCGGACAACAAAGCGTCACAGTGCTTTCTGGATTGGCTTGTATGGCAAGTTATGGATTGAACCCTTGAATTTGTGGTCAACCTTGGCAGGTCAACTGATGGCACTCAAGCCGCAAAAACGCCTTTTCTTTCAGCGAGGTCTCAACGCCATTTCCCTGATTCAGTCTGCTCTCTAG
- a CDS encoding N-acetyltransferase — protein sequence MSQIIDWAKQAHANRVRLWVNRENTNAAQFYRRCGFNDTGNTVIFPAKPDAIEQEMEYSFSACSEFAT from the coding sequence GTGAGTCAAATCATCGATTGGGCAAAGCAGGCTCATGCTAACAGAGTTCGCTTATGGGTGAACCGTGAAAATACGAATGCTGCACAGTTCTACCGTCGTTGTGGCTTTAATGACACCGGAAACACTGTCATCTTTCCTGCCAAACCCGATGCTATTGAACAGGAAATGGAATACAGCTTTTCTGCCTGTAGCGAATTTGCAACTTAA
- a CDS encoding VOC family protein has protein sequence MDNNPSILSHVSIGTNDFERAIAFYDAVLTPLGCKRLMEYPGALASLHGYVFAYGKQYPEFWMGTPFDGQPATVGNGTHIGFIASTKEAVHAFYEAALAAGGVDEGAPGGRPDYSEPYYGCFVRDRDGHKVEAAFWDTQLEQALNQSKSG, from the coding sequence ATGGACAATAATCCCAGCATTCTTTCGCACGTTTCGATTGGCACCAACGACTTTGAACGCGCGATCGCTTTTTACGACGCTGTATTGACTCCTTTGGGCTGCAAGCGACTGATGGAATACCCAGGGGCGTTAGCTTCGCTACACGGGTACGTGTTCGCATATGGCAAGCAGTATCCTGAATTCTGGATGGGAACCCCGTTCGATGGACAGCCCGCAACCGTCGGCAATGGAACTCATATCGGCTTTATCGCTTCCACCAAAGAAGCTGTCCATGCCTTTTACGAAGCAGCCTTAGCAGCAGGTGGCGTAGACGAGGGTGCACCTGGTGGCAGACCTGACTACAGTGAGCCGTACTACGGTTGCTTTGTGCGCGATCGAGATGGTCATAAAGTAGAAGCAGCCTTTTGGGATACGCAACTTGAGCAAGCCCTCAACCAAAGCAAGTCTGGATAA
- a CDS encoding VOC family protein has protein sequence MTVKFIPDGFHTVTPYLTVQGANQLLEFMKTAFDAEEVLCVKQPDGTIRHAAVKIGNSMVELSEAKAEWTPMPGAIHLYVSDTDAVYQRSLQAGATSLQEPTDMDYGERGAAVKDAVGNHWYIATHLGDLSSQELARREAGFANQSH, from the coding sequence ATGACCGTCAAATTCATTCCCGATGGTTTTCATACCGTGACTCCTTATCTCACCGTTCAAGGCGCGAATCAACTGCTTGAGTTCATGAAAACTGCGTTTGATGCTGAGGAAGTTCTTTGCGTGAAACAACCGGATGGCACGATCAGACATGCAGCCGTCAAGATTGGTAACTCAATGGTTGAACTCTCTGAGGCAAAGGCAGAATGGACACCGATGCCTGGAGCAATCCACCTCTATGTCAGTGACACCGATGCGGTTTATCAGCGATCGCTTCAGGCAGGTGCAACTTCACTGCAAGAACCAACGGATATGGACTACGGTGAGCGGGGTGCTGCTGTGAAAGATGCTGTCGGTAATCACTGGTATATTGCTACTCATTTGGGAGATTTATCTTCACAGGAATTGGCAAGGCGAGAAGCAGGTTTCGCGAATCAGTCACACTAA
- a CDS encoding cupin domain-containing protein, translating to MSDIPNIIHMDDLEWKEENYSEHYAGWSKRLSSPAIDRKSGHIGVRVDRLRPKTLSCPFHYHMHEDEFCLILRGEATLRYGDQTIVVKEGDAISFPRGERVAHQFYNHTDETVDILMMGENLPHEVCYYPDSDKWLSRSIGKIGKFEGTDYWTDEPDPPVIKSQG from the coding sequence ATGTCTGACATTCCCAACATTATCCACATGGACGATCTGGAATGGAAGGAGGAGAATTACTCTGAACATTACGCAGGTTGGTCAAAGCGTTTGTCCTCACCTGCAATAGATCGCAAATCAGGTCATATTGGGGTGAGAGTCGATCGGCTGCGTCCTAAAACGCTCTCCTGTCCGTTTCATTACCACATGCACGAAGACGAATTTTGTCTGATTCTCAGAGGCGAAGCGACACTTCGGTATGGTGATCAAACGATCGTTGTAAAAGAAGGGGATGCGATCTCATTTCCACGCGGCGAACGAGTTGCCCATCAGTTCTATAACCACACAGATGAAACAGTGGATATTCTCATGATGGGCGAAAATCTGCCGCATGAGGTGTGTTACTACCCAGACTCCGACAAATGGTTGTCCAGATCGATCGGCAAAATCGGCAAATTTGAGGGTACTGATTATTGGACGGACGAACCCGACCCGCCTGTGATCAAATCTCAGGGATGA
- a CDS encoding GFA family protein: MNKTYKGSCHCGKVSFEADLDLSAGTSKCNCSICAKTRLWGVIVKPEAFRLLTSEADLSDYQFGTRSVHHLFCKHCGVRSFGQGYVEEIGGAFYSVNIACLDNVDDEELANTPVHYQDGRNDNWQSSPIETRHL, from the coding sequence ATGAACAAGACCTATAAGGGAAGCTGTCACTGCGGCAAGGTTTCCTTTGAAGCCGACCTCGATTTGAGTGCAGGAACTAGCAAGTGCAACTGCTCAATCTGCGCCAAAACGAGGTTGTGGGGTGTGATTGTCAAACCCGAAGCGTTTCGTTTGCTGACTAGCGAAGCTGACTTGAGTGATTATCAGTTTGGCACTCGCAGCGTTCACCATTTGTTTTGCAAGCACTGTGGGGTGCGATCATTCGGACAGGGCTATGTCGAAGAAATCGGCGGGGCTTTCTATTCCGTTAACATCGCCTGCCTAGATAACGTGGATGACGAAGAACTCGCCAACACGCCCGTTCACTATCAAGATGGGCGCAATGATAATTGGCAGTCCTCACCGATCGAAACCCGGCACCTTTAA
- a CDS encoding carboxymuconolactone decarboxylase family protein, whose amino-acid sequence MQARLDLNANPAAYRAMLQLEQYVQGSGINPTLLELIKIRASQINGCAFCIDMHTKDARLHGETEQRIYALNGWRETPFFTPEERAALALTEAVTLIATNPVSDALYKEVSQHFSPEQIANLLMAIVTINGWNRIAIAARTVPGTYEPPTPDQLKALAV is encoded by the coding sequence ATGCAGGCAAGACTAGATCTAAACGCCAACCCAGCGGCTTATCGAGCCATGTTGCAGCTAGAACAGTACGTCCAAGGCAGTGGGATCAATCCAACGCTGTTGGAACTGATTAAAATTCGAGCTTCACAAATTAACGGCTGTGCGTTTTGCATCGATATGCACACCAAAGATGCCAGACTTCACGGTGAAACCGAACAGCGAATTTATGCTCTCAATGGCTGGCGCGAAACGCCGTTTTTTACGCCTGAAGAACGGGCAGCATTGGCATTGACCGAAGCCGTAACGCTGATTGCCACCAATCCTGTGTCTGATGCGCTTTACAAAGAAGTAAGCCAGCATTTCTCGCCTGAGCAAATTGCTAATTTATTGATGGCGATCGTCACGATCAACGGTTGGAATCGGATTGCGATCGCCGCCCGCACTGTTCCTGGCACTTACGAGCCACCTACACCAGATCAACTAAAGGCTTTAGCAGTGTGA